Proteins from a single region of Arctopsyche grandis isolate Sample6627 chromosome 1, ASM5162203v2, whole genome shotgun sequence:
- the LOC143921135 gene encoding coiled-coil domain-containing protein 6, which yields MDGGASLEVSKMTDSASESDSNSLEGGAIMLPPSPVSRDQLQKRIESLQQQNRVLKVELDTYKIRVKSLQEENRTLKQASVIIQAKAEQEEEFISNTLLKKIQALKKEKETLAHHYEREEECLTNDLSRKLNQLRQEKCRLEQTLEQEQECLVNKLMRKIEKLEAETFAKQLTLEQLRREKVELENTLEQEQEALVNRLWKRMDKLEDEKRSLQIRLDQPVSDSTLPRDISNGDTASNLSNHIQTLRSEVMRLRNQLAVSQNESKEKMQRYAMEEKSIREENIRLQQKLQMEVERREALCRHLSESESSLEMEEDPQNVRGRIISSPPPGMNRPISPLHPASRCITHSQGGQCCAVLAGMYPSMPMNTTPSSHLPMRRASDRFVKPAIPSALPQSAPGLQSPSAVTPATPSVPSAASVPVALFAQPASPMDTTSKD from the exons AAGTATCAAAGATGACGGACTCGGCGTCGGAGAGCGATTCTAATTCTTTAGAAGGGGGTGCAATAATGCTACCACCCAGTCCCGTGTCTCGTGATCAACTTCAAAAACGAATTGAATCATTGCAGCAGCAAAATAG GGTGTTGAAAGTGGAGTTAGATACTTATAAAATTCGAGTGAAATCTCTACAAGAAGAAAACCGTACTTTAAAGCAAGCTTCTGTCATAATA CAAGCAAAGGCAGAGCAAGAAGAGGAATTTATTTCGAAtacacttttaaaaaaaattcaagctttaaaaaaagaaaaggaaaCTTTAGCGCATCACTATGAAAGAGAGGAAGAATGTCTCACCAATGATCTGTCAAGAAAATTAAAtcag TTACGGCAAGAGAAATGTCGTTTGGAGCAAACTTTAGAGCAGGAGCAAGAATGTctggtaaataaattaatgcgtaaaattgaaaaattggaaGCGGAAACTTTTGCTAAGCAACTTACATTGGAACAACTACGAAGAGAAAAG GTAGAACTTGAAAATACCCTTGAACAAGAGCAAGAAGCTCTCGTTAACAGGTTGTGGAAAAGAATGGATAAGCTTGAAGATGAAAAACGTTCTTTACAAATCCGTCTCGATCAACCTGTTTCCGATTCCACTCTTCCTAG GGATATTAGCAATGGCGATACAGCTTCCAATCTAAGTAATCACATACAAACTTTACGTTCTGAAGTAATGAGACTCag gAATCAATTAGCAGTTTCGCAGAAcgaatcaaaagaaaaaatgcAACGTTACGCAATGGAAGAAAAAAGTATTAGGGAAGAAAATATACGCTTAcaacaaaaattacaaatggAG GTTGAACGCCGCGAAGCATTGTGTCGTCATCTTTCCGAAAGCGAATCGTCTTTAGAAATGGAAGAAGATCCTCAAAAT GTACGTGGACGAATAATTTCATCCCCACCACCCGGAATGAATCGTCCAATATCACCACTTCATCCAGCTTCCCGTTGCATTACACATTCACAA GGAGGACAATGTTGTGCAGTTTTAGCTGGAATGTACCCTTCTATGCCTATGAATACAACGCCTTCCAGTCACCTACCT ATGCGACGCGCTAGTGACAGGTTCGTGAAGCCTGCTATTCCATCGGCGCTGCCTCAAAGCGCACCAGGTCTACAATCTCCCAGTGCTGTGACTCCAGCGACACCTTCCGTCCCTTCCGCTGCATCAGTGCCGGTTGCTCTGTTTGCTCAACCTGCCAGCCCCATGGATACGACCAGCAAAGACTAG